A part of Microbacterium terregens genomic DNA contains:
- a CDS encoding acetyl-CoA acetyltransferase, with product MALRDRFGTDVLLTGWGHSRFGKLEEETLESLIVQVSRDAIASSGLQPADIDEIYLGQFNSGLVPLAFASSLALQTSDDLAGIPATRVENACASGSAALQQGVKSLLAGTARTVLVIGAEKMTHAPAAAVGAALLGGDYEMAGKESATGFTGLFAETALQYERRYELSASDVLGSIASKNHHNGTANPYAQLRKELSVDFCRTVSDKNPMVASPLRRTDCSPVSDGAAAVVLSVARSSAAAVTPVRLTGFSQANDFLPASKRDPVAFQGSTRAWQQAMAMADAQLVDLDLVEVHDCFTIAELIMYEVIGLADRGDGSRAIEEGWVYRDGKLPVNLSGGLKSKGHPVGATGVSQHVMAAMQLSGTAGAMQLDGARRAAVHNMGGLAVANYVSVLEAV from the coding sequence ATGGCGCTCAGAGACCGTTTCGGCACCGACGTCCTGCTTACGGGATGGGGTCACTCCCGATTCGGAAAGCTGGAGGAGGAGACGCTCGAATCGCTCATCGTGCAGGTTTCTCGCGACGCGATCGCCTCCAGCGGACTGCAGCCGGCGGACATCGACGAGATCTACCTGGGGCAGTTCAATTCGGGCCTCGTCCCGCTCGCCTTCGCCTCGTCGTTGGCTCTCCAGACCTCGGACGACCTGGCGGGCATACCCGCCACTCGTGTCGAGAACGCATGCGCCTCGGGTTCCGCGGCGCTGCAGCAGGGCGTCAAGTCGCTGCTTGCGGGCACGGCACGAACCGTGCTCGTGATCGGGGCCGAGAAAATGACGCACGCTCCGGCCGCGGCGGTGGGGGCCGCGTTGCTCGGCGGCGACTACGAGATGGCAGGGAAGGAGTCTGCGACGGGATTCACGGGGTTGTTCGCCGAGACGGCGCTGCAGTACGAGCGGCGCTACGAACTCTCCGCGTCCGACGTGCTCGGGTCGATCGCGTCAAAGAATCATCACAACGGCACCGCCAACCCATACGCCCAGCTGCGCAAAGAACTGAGTGTAGATTTCTGCCGGACTGTGTCGGACAAGAATCCGATGGTGGCCTCACCGCTTCGACGCACCGACTGTTCACCCGTTTCCGACGGAGCCGCCGCTGTCGTCCTATCGGTCGCGAGGTCTTCCGCGGCGGCGGTCACGCCGGTTCGCCTCACCGGATTCAGTCAGGCAAACGACTTCCTGCCGGCATCCAAGCGTGATCCTGTGGCTTTTCAGGGGAGTACGCGCGCGTGGCAGCAGGCGATGGCGATGGCGGACGCGCAGCTCGTGGACCTCGACCTCGTCGAGGTCCACGACTGCTTCACCATCGCGGAGTTGATCATGTACGAGGTCATCGGGCTTGCCGATCGTGGTGATGGATCGCGCGCGATCGAAGAGGGCTGGGTATATCGCGACGGGAAGCTGCCTGTCAATCTCTCGGGCGGGCTGAAGTCGAAGGGTCACCCCGTCGGGGCTACGGGCGTCTCGCAGCACGTGATGGCC
- a CDS encoding MFS transporter, giving the protein MTDSPHPLSPTATLAPAPSPSTSESAREARRVMQASVVGTTIEFYDFTLYGFAAVLVFGPQFFPGADPVAGQLGALATFAVGFVMRPLGAVIGGHIGDRLGRKRVLIGTFLIMGLVTVAIAFIPTYAAIGILAPILLALLRMVQGLAAGAEWGGAAVMAVEHAPANKRGLYGIAPALGTTGGIFLAVSVMLLVSVLGPTTFVEFGWRIAFGLSAVLVVFGVIARRRLTESPLFIKAVEQEPARVPLARLIRRHPGALLRGVLYILAIAAFGSTVSPYAVGWAVGTLGYSQDTMLLATAIGAVVGLALMVLTGRFLDGRRRARTVIIVMALLVPVSIAFFPILSIGGVGAAILGLVVGYGAAAACQSTAGSVLTEMFPTDVALTGVSTAYALAYCIAGFLPLAAAAFVAATGSILPVVVINVVISLTSLTVAITHFRRKRLAGVVAAP; this is encoded by the coding sequence ATGACAGATTCCCCTCACCCCCTGAGCCCGACCGCAACCCTCGCTCCGGCGCCGAGTCCTTCGACTTCCGAATCGGCGCGTGAAGCACGGCGGGTGATGCAGGCGAGTGTGGTCGGCACGACGATCGAATTTTACGATTTCACGCTCTATGGGTTTGCGGCCGTCCTTGTATTCGGCCCGCAGTTCTTTCCTGGCGCGGATCCCGTGGCCGGGCAGTTGGGCGCCTTGGCCACGTTCGCCGTCGGCTTCGTCATGCGCCCGCTGGGCGCCGTCATTGGTGGCCACATCGGAGATCGTCTCGGACGCAAGCGCGTGCTGATCGGAACCTTCCTGATCATGGGTCTCGTCACGGTCGCCATCGCCTTCATTCCGACGTACGCGGCGATCGGTATTCTCGCGCCGATCCTGCTGGCGCTGCTGAGAATGGTGCAGGGTCTCGCGGCGGGAGCAGAGTGGGGCGGAGCCGCGGTCATGGCAGTCGAGCACGCGCCCGCCAACAAACGCGGGCTGTACGGCATCGCTCCGGCGCTGGGCACCACGGGGGGCATCTTCCTCGCTGTCTCGGTAATGCTCCTCGTGTCGGTTCTCGGACCCACTACTTTCGTCGAATTCGGCTGGCGGATCGCGTTCGGCCTCAGCGCAGTGCTCGTCGTCTTCGGAGTCATCGCCCGGCGGCGTCTGACGGAGAGCCCGCTTTTCATCAAGGCAGTGGAACAGGAGCCGGCCCGCGTGCCGCTCGCCCGGCTCATCCGGCGTCATCCCGGCGCACTTCTGCGGGGCGTGCTGTATATTCTCGCGATCGCCGCGTTCGGCTCCACGGTGAGCCCGTACGCCGTCGGGTGGGCTGTCGGCACCCTGGGCTACTCGCAGGACACCATGCTGCTCGCCACCGCGATCGGCGCGGTCGTTGGACTGGCGCTCATGGTCTTGACCGGGCGATTCCTTGACGGTCGGCGCCGGGCGCGGACTGTCATCATCGTCATGGCACTCCTGGTGCCGGTGTCGATCGCGTTCTTCCCGATCCTGTCCATCGGCGGGGTGGGCGCGGCGATCCTGGGACTCGTCGTGGGGTACGGTGCGGCCGCGGCCTGTCAGTCCACGGCCGGGTCCGTACTGACGGAGATGTTCCCAACCGACGTCGCCCTCACCGGCGTGTCGACCGCGTATGCGCTCGCCTACTGCATCGCGGGATTCCTGCCGTTGGCTGCAGCTGCGTTCGTTGCGGCAACTGGTTCGATTCTTCCGGTCGTCGTCATCAACGTCGTCATCTCGCTGACATCACTGACCGTCGCCATCACGCACTTCCGTCGCAAGCGGCTCGCCGGCGTCGTCGCCGCACCGTGA
- a CDS encoding alpha/beta hydrolase has protein sequence MSESTFRLNSEVLAAMGDGSSSGDATAEETNWRTLRAQIEGFYGEVSTFIPAHPEVRTEVFSTQAADGTEIALHWFTSAEADGAAVIHAHGGGRIAGRVELFAPYLVDYVARSGVSFLSIEYRLAPEAQGTVPTEDVYAGVRWIVDNADRLGVDPRRLAVMGDSAGGGLAAGAALLARDRGLALAGQLLIYPMLDDRVTAADAALAPFAEWVVSAANVGWDALLGDTRGTSEVSAVAAPARAADHAGFPRTYIEVGELDIFRDQSVEFAGALWRAGVSTELHVLPGGTHGYDHWAPDGALAERALAGRLAFLRSL, from the coding sequence ATGAGCGAATCTACCTTTCGGCTCAACAGTGAGGTCTTGGCGGCCATGGGAGACGGCAGCAGCAGCGGCGACGCAACCGCGGAAGAGACGAACTGGCGAACGCTCCGCGCGCAGATCGAGGGCTTCTACGGCGAGGTCTCGACCTTCATTCCTGCGCACCCGGAGGTGCGCACGGAAGTATTCTCCACTCAGGCTGCGGACGGCACCGAGATCGCCCTGCACTGGTTCACCAGCGCGGAGGCGGACGGCGCCGCGGTCATTCATGCGCACGGGGGAGGCCGCATCGCCGGGCGCGTTGAGTTGTTCGCGCCCTATCTCGTGGACTACGTCGCGCGCTCAGGGGTGTCGTTCCTCTCGATCGAGTATCGCCTCGCGCCCGAAGCCCAGGGGACGGTCCCCACCGAAGATGTCTACGCGGGCGTCCGGTGGATCGTCGACAACGCGGATCGCCTCGGCGTCGATCCGCGGCGATTGGCGGTCATGGGCGACAGTGCCGGCGGCGGACTGGCGGCGGGGGCCGCACTCCTGGCCCGCGACCGCGGTCTCGCGCTCGCCGGACAACTGCTCATCTATCCCATGCTTGATGACCGAGTCACAGCCGCCGACGCGGCGCTCGCGCCTTTCGCCGAGTGGGTGGTGTCGGCCGCCAATGTCGGATGGGACGCGCTGCTCGGAGACACCCGAGGGACAAGCGAGGTATCCGCCGTCGCGGCCCCTGCACGTGCCGCGGACCACGCCGGGTTCCCGCGGACGTATATTGAGGTCGGAGAGCTGGACATCTTCCGTGACCAGAGCGTCGAGTTCGCGGGAGCGCTATGGCGGGCGGGAGTAAGCACCGAACTCCACGTCCTCCCCGGTGGCACCCACGGTTACGACCACTGGGCACCCGATGGTGCCCTCGCCGAGCGGGCGCTAGCCGGGCGACTGGCGTTCCTGCGTTCCCTGTAG
- a CDS encoding serine hydrolase domain-containing protein → MNASSATAAPPLGAHIERLDDVLAATVASQDAPFVVAAVADTGGLRWSGTAGQDGTGEDVRLDAVFRIYSQTKAIGATALLILVDRGLVSLDTPVAQLLPDFAGVHLLDSIGLSGPVLRAPRTECTVRHLLTHTSGLAYEGLDARMTAYRGATGDPVTGILSLQTLLSYPFVFEPGSAFAYGVGVDWVGQLVERLDGRRIDRFCAEEIFDPLGMTDTVFEPSDRPGRIPAVRQRTPSGGFRVVDVAPPEHPAIYGLGTCLYGTALDYLRFLRMVLGGGELDGRRILSDAAVELLRTDQMPAGLSVSPITSDDHSWSCDIHPFPEVRKTWTAGFLRVEADVPGMRSAGTLSWGGILNTHYWVDPANNVAAVFMTQALPFVEPRFMDRYAQFERAVYRDLVADGEEDER, encoded by the coding sequence GTGAACGCTTCGTCCGCGACGGCCGCACCACCGCTCGGCGCGCACATCGAGCGCCTCGACGACGTGCTCGCGGCGACCGTCGCGTCCCAAGACGCTCCCTTCGTGGTCGCGGCAGTCGCCGACACTGGCGGACTGCGATGGTCTGGGACGGCCGGTCAGGACGGGACCGGGGAGGACGTCCGACTCGACGCGGTCTTCCGCATTTACTCGCAGACCAAGGCGATAGGTGCGACGGCGCTGCTCATCCTGGTGGATCGAGGGCTCGTGTCGCTGGACACGCCGGTCGCACAGCTCCTGCCGGACTTCGCGGGCGTGCACCTCCTGGACTCGATCGGGTTGAGCGGCCCGGTGCTGCGGGCACCCCGCACCGAGTGCACCGTGCGTCACCTGCTCACGCACACTTCCGGACTGGCCTACGAAGGTCTCGACGCACGGATGACCGCCTATCGTGGGGCCACCGGCGACCCCGTGACCGGGATACTGTCTCTGCAGACGCTCCTGAGCTACCCGTTTGTCTTCGAACCGGGAAGCGCATTTGCATACGGAGTAGGCGTGGACTGGGTCGGCCAGCTCGTGGAGCGACTGGACGGACGCAGGATCGACCGTTTCTGCGCGGAGGAGATTTTCGATCCGCTTGGGATGACCGACACCGTGTTCGAGCCCAGTGACCGACCTGGCCGTATCCCCGCCGTGCGGCAGCGTACGCCTTCCGGCGGCTTCCGCGTCGTCGATGTCGCTCCGCCGGAGCATCCGGCGATCTACGGTCTCGGCACCTGTCTCTACGGCACTGCCCTGGACTACCTCCGGTTCCTCCGAATGGTGCTGGGCGGCGGCGAGTTGGATGGCCGTCGGATACTCAGTGACGCAGCGGTGGAGCTACTCAGGACCGATCAGATGCCGGCCGGACTGAGCGTGAGCCCGATCACGTCCGACGACCACAGCTGGTCGTGCGACATCCACCCGTTTCCAGAAGTACGCAAGACATGGACCGCGGGATTTCTGCGCGTTGAGGCGGACGTTCCGGGCATGCGTTCCGCCGGGACGTTGTCATGGGGAGGAATCCTCAACACCCACTACTGGGTCGATCCCGCTAACAATGTGGCTGCGGTCTTCATGACGCAGGCATTGCCCTTCGTGGAGCCCCGCTTCATGGATCGATATGCACAGTTCGAACGCGCTGTGTATCGGGATCTCGTCGCTGATGGAGAAGAGGACGAACGATGA
- a CDS encoding ABC transporter permease: MSNLSTRLGLSRYSGLYVLAIFVIVYSIWLPRTFPTIITAQNIAANLAITGVAALGLVCALAVGAFDLSIANVLGLSSTMAAALVVRLQTPTALAIVVVLALGVAVGLINALLVVKLHIPSVVATLGMSSVLLALDRFITEGQFITPLPASFTALTSESLFGIPTPFVVLLVVALLTWYLLEHTALGRRMIATGAGADAARLAGTNTGQAVFAGLLMSSFLGSLAGVMLVSTIGSAAPNSGPAYLLPLFAAVYLGSTQIKPGRFNVWGTVVALVVLATGVKGLQLAGGQMWVADLFNGVALILAVGVAIAAQRRRGTRVKPPAVPRAKGRGTANPDSALRSAVVS, from the coding sequence ATGAGCAACCTCAGTACCCGCCTGGGTCTATCCCGATACAGCGGGCTCTACGTCCTCGCCATCTTCGTCATCGTCTACTCGATCTGGCTGCCCAGGACGTTCCCCACCATCATTACTGCCCAGAACATCGCGGCGAACCTGGCTATCACTGGGGTTGCCGCGCTCGGACTGGTGTGCGCGCTCGCGGTCGGCGCCTTCGACCTCTCGATCGCGAACGTCCTGGGGTTGAGCTCGACCATGGCGGCCGCCCTCGTCGTGCGGCTGCAGACGCCGACTGCTCTTGCGATCGTGGTCGTGCTCGCACTGGGTGTGGCGGTGGGCTTGATCAATGCGCTGCTTGTCGTGAAGTTGCACATCCCGAGCGTCGTTGCCACGCTCGGGATGAGCTCCGTGCTCCTGGCCCTTGACCGGTTCATCACCGAGGGTCAGTTCATCACGCCACTCCCCGCGTCGTTCACGGCGCTCACTTCGGAGTCACTGTTCGGCATCCCCACGCCCTTCGTCGTCCTTCTCGTCGTCGCGCTGCTGACGTGGTACCTGCTGGAGCACACTGCGCTTGGCCGGCGGATGATCGCGACGGGGGCCGGCGCCGACGCCGCGCGTCTGGCGGGAACCAACACTGGGCAGGCCGTGTTCGCCGGGCTGCTGATGTCGAGTTTTCTCGGCAGTCTCGCGGGCGTGATGTTGGTGTCCACCATCGGCTCCGCGGCGCCGAACTCCGGCCCGGCGTACCTGCTTCCCCTCTTCGCCGCGGTGTACCTCGGCTCAACACAGATCAAACCCGGGCGATTCAACGTGTGGGGAACGGTCGTGGCGCTCGTCGTCCTCGCAACCGGCGTGAAAGGTCTGCAGCTGGCCGGTGGGCAGATGTGGGTCGCAGATCTCTTCAACGGTGTTGCGCTCATCCTTGCCGTCGGTGTCGCCATCGCAGCCCAGCGACGTCGCGGAACGCGTGTCAAGCCGCCCGCGGTGCCGCGCGCGAAGGGCCGTGGCACGGCCAACCCCGATTCCGCGCTTCGCTCGGCGGTGGTGTCGTGA